A portion of the Micromonospora vinacea genome contains these proteins:
- a CDS encoding YbaK/EbsC family protein, whose amino-acid sequence MQPHPNVRAVQDALTAAGTLDGAGEPSMVRLLPDAVHTASAAAEALDVEVGQIANSLIFDADDTPLLVLTSGAHRVDTAGLAASIGVTRLRRATPEFVRAHTGQPIGGVAPLGHPHPLRTLVDTALAAYPEIWAAGGVPQAVFPTTYAELLRVTAGTPAEVA is encoded by the coding sequence ATGCAGCCACACCCGAACGTACGGGCGGTGCAGGACGCTCTCACCGCCGCCGGCACACTCGACGGCGCCGGTGAGCCCAGCATGGTCCGTCTGCTGCCCGACGCGGTGCACACCGCCTCGGCGGCCGCCGAGGCGCTCGACGTCGAGGTCGGTCAGATCGCCAACTCACTGATCTTCGACGCGGACGACACGCCACTGCTCGTCCTCACCTCCGGCGCGCACCGGGTCGACACCGCGGGCCTGGCGGCATCGATCGGCGTCACCCGGCTGCGCCGGGCCACCCCGGAGTTCGTCCGGGCCCACACCGGGCAGCCGATCGGCGGGGTCGCCCCACTCGGGCACCCGCACCCACTGCGCACCCTGGTGGACACGGCACTGGCGGCGTACCCGGAGATCTGGGCCGCGGGTGGCGTACCCCAGGCGGTCTTCCCGACCACCTACGCCGAGCTGTTGCGGGTCACCGCCGGCACCCCGGCCGAGGTGGCGTGA
- a CDS encoding methyltransferase domain-containing protein, translating to MTRLDRVEQTRGRFAEPPLTPRTAVIWSVLRAELDRRGDAELTVLDVGGGTGGFAVPLARAGHRVTVVDASPDALAALTRRAAEAGVADRIAAVQGDGDALAGLVEPAGVDLVLCHAVLEVVDDPTPVVAALATALRPGGAASVLVAGRAAAVLGRAMNGHLDVAATLAADPAGTAGPRDTLRRRYDAPGAAALLGAAGLVVEEIHGVRVLADLLPAAVADGQPAAVVELERALAAQPPYRDLAAQLHLFARRPA from the coding sequence GTGACTAGGCTCGACCGGGTGGAGCAGACCCGAGGCCGGTTCGCCGAGCCGCCGCTGACACCCCGTACCGCAGTGATCTGGTCGGTGCTCCGCGCCGAGCTGGACCGGCGCGGCGACGCCGAGCTCACAGTGCTGGACGTGGGCGGTGGCACCGGCGGTTTCGCCGTTCCGCTGGCCCGCGCCGGGCATCGGGTCACCGTCGTCGACGCCAGCCCCGACGCGCTCGCCGCGCTCACCCGCCGCGCCGCCGAGGCCGGGGTGGCCGACCGGATCGCCGCCGTGCAGGGCGACGGTGACGCCCTCGCCGGGCTGGTCGAGCCGGCCGGCGTCGACCTGGTGCTCTGCCACGCCGTCCTGGAGGTGGTGGACGACCCGACGCCGGTGGTGGCCGCGCTGGCCACCGCGCTGCGCCCGGGTGGCGCGGCCAGTGTGCTGGTGGCCGGGCGGGCCGCCGCCGTGCTGGGCCGCGCGATGAACGGGCACCTGGACGTCGCGGCCACCCTGGCCGCCGATCCGGCCGGCACCGCCGGGCCGCGGGACACACTGCGCCGACGCTACGACGCCCCGGGCGCCGCCGCGCTGCTCGGCGCCGCCGGGCTGGTGGTCGAGGAGATCCACGGGGTACGCGTGCTGGCCGACCTGCTGCCGGCCGCGGTCGCCGACGGGCAGCCCGCCGCCGTGGTCGAGTTGGAACGTGCGCTGGCCGCCCAACCGCCGTACCGGGACCTGGCCGCCCAACTGCACCTGTTCGCCCGCCGTCCGGCATGA
- a CDS encoding DNA polymerase Y family protein — protein sequence MTGAPARTLLLWCPDWPVLAAEIVDGVPATGPVAVLHANRVVACSERARAEGVRRGLRKREAQGRCPQLTVVEYDPGRDARAFEPVVAAVEELVAGVEVVRPGACAVAARGPGRYLGGEEAAAERIIEHVAQSCLVESQVGIADGVFAAGLAARAGRVVAPGGTPEFLAGLPVEALGRSALADLLRRLGVRTLGDFAALPAGDVLARFGFDGALAHRLAAGRDHRPLAVRQPPADLTVTAEHDEPIDRVDAAAFVARALAEQLHERLAGHGLACTRLGIEAVTEHGQELHRVWRHDGLLTAAAIADRVRWQLDGWLSGSNARPARPTAGIIRLRLIPDGVIAQAGLQAGLWGETGEERERAHRALSRVQGILGPEAVVTAVLGGGRSPADQVRLVPWGDERLPALPEAPPWPGGLPPPAPAVVLPSPLAATVHDAAGEPVVISARLAVSAAPARLVVGTGQPAEIVGWAGPWPVDERWWAPAEARRRARFQVSLADGAALLLAVESGQWLVEAIYD from the coding sequence GTGACCGGCGCGCCGGCACGCACGCTGCTGCTGTGGTGCCCGGACTGGCCGGTGCTCGCCGCCGAGATCGTCGACGGGGTGCCGGCGACCGGCCCGGTCGCCGTGCTGCACGCCAACCGGGTGGTCGCCTGCTCCGAGCGGGCCCGCGCCGAGGGGGTGCGTCGAGGGCTGCGCAAACGGGAGGCGCAGGGTCGCTGCCCCCAGCTCACCGTCGTGGAGTACGACCCCGGCCGGGACGCCCGGGCGTTCGAGCCGGTGGTCGCCGCGGTGGAGGAGTTGGTCGCCGGGGTCGAGGTGGTCCGTCCGGGCGCCTGCGCGGTGGCCGCCCGGGGGCCGGGCCGTTACCTCGGGGGCGAGGAGGCGGCCGCTGAGCGGATCATCGAGCACGTGGCCCAGTCGTGCCTGGTGGAGAGCCAGGTCGGCATCGCCGACGGGGTGTTCGCGGCCGGGTTGGCCGCTCGCGCCGGCCGGGTGGTGGCACCGGGCGGGACACCGGAGTTCCTGGCCGGGTTGCCGGTCGAGGCGCTCGGCCGGTCGGCGCTGGCCGACCTGCTGCGCCGGCTGGGGGTACGCACCCTCGGCGACTTCGCCGCCCTGCCGGCCGGTGACGTGCTGGCCCGGTTCGGGTTCGACGGTGCGCTGGCCCACCGGCTGGCCGCCGGGCGGGACCACCGCCCACTCGCCGTCCGGCAGCCGCCGGCCGACCTGACGGTGACGGCGGAGCACGACGAACCGATCGACCGGGTCGACGCGGCGGCGTTCGTGGCCCGGGCGCTGGCTGAGCAGCTGCACGAGCGGCTGGCCGGGCACGGGCTGGCCTGCACCCGACTCGGCATCGAGGCGGTCACCGAGCACGGGCAGGAGCTGCACCGGGTGTGGCGGCACGATGGCCTGCTCACCGCCGCGGCCATCGCCGACCGGGTGCGCTGGCAGCTCGACGGGTGGCTCTCCGGCAGCAACGCCCGCCCGGCCCGACCGACGGCCGGCATCATCCGGCTGCGCCTGATCCCGGACGGGGTGATCGCCCAGGCCGGTCTGCAGGCCGGCCTCTGGGGGGAGACCGGCGAGGAGCGGGAACGCGCGCACCGGGCGTTGAGCCGGGTGCAGGGCATCCTCGGCCCGGAGGCGGTGGTCACCGCAGTGCTCGGTGGTGGGCGCTCCCCGGCCGATCAGGTACGGCTGGTGCCGTGGGGCGACGAACGACTCCCGGCCCTGCCCGAAGCTCCGCCGTGGCCGGGCGGGCTGCCGCCGCCCGCGCCCGCCGTGGTGCTGCCCAGTCCGCTCGCCGCGACCGTGCACGACGCCGCTGGTGAGCCGGTGGTGATCAGCGCGCGGTTGGCGGTGAGCGCCGCGCCCGCCCGACTGGTGGTCGGCACCGGTCAGCCAGCGGAGATCGTGGGTTGGGCCGGGCCGTGGCCGGTGGACGAGCGCTGGTGGGCGCCGGCCGAGGCCCGCCGCCGGGCCCGGTTCCAGGTCAGCCTGGCCGACGGTGCTGCCCTGCTGCTGGCCGTGGAGTCGGGGCAGTGGTTGGTGGAGGCGATCTATGACTAA
- a CDS encoding alkaline phosphatase family protein, producing the protein MIAEAGGRPAPLEILGPDHGGGRLADVLPSALAVLGVPGSTDPLGLGPALAGVRRIAVLLVDGLGWYQLPTAAPYAPTVAGLAATVARPLIAGFPSTTPTSLVSLGTGVAPGAHGVLGFTVRVPGTERVLTHTDWAADPSPLRWQPVPTQLERARAAGVTTTVVSRPEFGGSGLTVAANRGGDFRGAAGGDAVATAMLAALAAGTGPTLVSGYHADLDRHGHVSGVDSAPWRVAATEVDDLVARLVDGLPPDAALLVTADHGQLDIPAAHRFDLDTDPRLRAGVRLVAGEARVRYLHVEPGAVDDVRAAWAEVLGPAARVRTRDEVVATGWFGPVPEEHLGRIGDVVVTCNDTYAVMASRTERPMASKLVAYHGSDTAAELTVPLLVVRG; encoded by the coding sequence ATGATCGCCGAGGCCGGTGGCCGACCGGCGCCGTTGGAGATCCTCGGGCCGGATCACGGCGGCGGCCGTCTCGCCGACGTGCTGCCCAGCGCGCTGGCCGTGCTGGGCGTGCCCGGCTCGACCGACCCGCTCGGCCTCGGGCCCGCGCTGGCCGGGGTACGCCGGATCGCCGTACTGCTGGTCGACGGGCTCGGCTGGTACCAGCTGCCGACCGCGGCGCCGTACGCGCCGACAGTCGCCGGGCTCGCCGCGACTGTGGCCCGGCCGCTCATCGCCGGTTTCCCGTCCACCACCCCGACCAGCCTGGTGTCGCTGGGCACCGGTGTCGCGCCGGGCGCGCACGGGGTGCTCGGCTTCACAGTGCGGGTGCCCGGCACCGAGCGGGTGCTCACCCACACCGACTGGGCCGCCGATCCGTCGCCGCTGCGCTGGCAGCCGGTGCCCACCCAGTTGGAGCGGGCCCGCGCCGCCGGCGTGACGACGACAGTGGTGAGTCGGCCGGAGTTCGGCGGCAGCGGGTTGACAGTGGCCGCCAACCGGGGTGGCGACTTCCGGGGCGCCGCCGGCGGGGACGCGGTGGCCACCGCCATGCTCGCCGCGCTGGCCGCCGGCACCGGGCCCACACTGGTCTCCGGCTACCACGCCGACCTGGACCGGCACGGCCACGTCAGCGGCGTCGACTCGGCACCCTGGCGGGTCGCGGCCACCGAGGTGGACGACCTGGTCGCCCGGCTGGTCGACGGGCTGCCGCCGGACGCGGCGCTGCTGGTGACCGCCGACCACGGGCAGCTCGACATCCCCGCCGCGCACCGCTTCGACCTGGACACCGATCCGCGACTGCGGGCCGGCGTGCGGCTGGTGGCCGGCGAGGCCCGGGTGCGCTACCTGCACGTCGAGCCGGGCGCGGTCGACGACGTGCGGGCCGCCTGGGCGGAGGTGCTGGGCCCGGCGGCCCGGGTACGCACCCGCGACGAGGTGGTGGCCACCGGCTGGTTCGGCCCGGTGCCCGAGGAGCACCTGGGCCGGATCGGGGACGTGGTGGTGACCTGCAATGACACGTACGCGGTGATGGCCAGCCGCACCGAGCGGCCGATGGCGTCGAAGCTTGTGGCCTACCACGGGTCGGACACCGCCGCCGAGCTGACAGTGCCGCTGCTGGTCGTCCGGGGCTGA
- a CDS encoding monooxygenase, which translates to MSERTSRHSGDAPELVTLHVWRTSRGALPRALTRMALDPRRLRALPGVRFGKLLGTGTGTDFGPRDADLTRWAALTVWDSPAAAADFDDSSVGRAWARIAHARARIDLRPLTSRGEWSGQRPFGDPPGGRVTGPVLALTRARLRARRAATFWRAIPPVAAALRDAPGLLARFGVGEAPLGWQGTVSVWRDPTDLVAFAYRHPEHRAAIMRTPTAGWYAEELFARFEVRDVIGDRSVLGWVADGGPETVKGGRA; encoded by the coding sequence GTGAGCGAGCGGACCAGCAGGCACAGCGGCGACGCTCCGGAGCTGGTCACGCTGCACGTGTGGCGCACCTCCCGCGGCGCGCTGCCCCGGGCGCTGACCCGGATGGCACTGGACCCCCGCCGGTTGCGGGCCCTCCCGGGCGTCCGGTTCGGCAAGCTGCTGGGCACCGGGACCGGCACCGACTTCGGGCCGAGGGACGCCGACCTGACCCGGTGGGCGGCGCTGACCGTCTGGGACTCCCCCGCCGCGGCGGCCGACTTCGACGACTCGTCGGTCGGGCGGGCCTGGGCGCGCATCGCCCACGCCCGGGCCCGGATCGACCTGCGCCCGCTGACCAGCCGGGGTGAGTGGTCCGGCCAGCGGCCGTTCGGTGACCCGCCGGGCGGCCGGGTCACCGGCCCGGTGCTGGCACTGACCCGGGCCCGGCTACGGGCCCGGCGGGCTGCCACCTTCTGGCGGGCGATCCCACCGGTGGCCGCCGCCCTGCGCGACGCGCCAGGGTTGCTGGCCCGGTTCGGGGTCGGAGAGGCCCCGCTGGGCTGGCAGGGCACGGTGAGCGTGTGGCGCGACCCGACGGACCTGGTGGCGTTCGCGTACCGTCACCCGGAGCACCGGGCGGCGATCATGCGAACCCCCACCGCGGGCTGGTACGCGGAGGAGTTGTTCGCCCGGTTCGAGGTGCGCGACGTGATCGGCGACCGGTCGGTGCTCGGGTGGGTCGCCGACGGCGGCCCGGAAACGGTGAAGGGTGGACGGGCATGA
- a CDS encoding carotenoid biosynthesis protein, translating to MTRRLSWALLAVLVLAQICYPLTTGATRAGLTVATVVLGWLLSVGHALLSRGLRVAAALVAVATGGGFAIEAIGVATGVPFGSYDYSGELGPKLAGVPLIIPLAWTWMAWPAWLAAVRLTGGGATTADGSRSTAGGGPTLGRWVGRIALATVGLAAWDLFLDPQMVAEGYWVWRDATPALPGLAGIPVSNYLGWLLFAVLMMSALRPLAGPAAEHTDRRDHPMFALYLWTYFSSILAHAVFLDLPASALWGAAGMSVTAVPLAVTVLRAQRGRHLRPEAHQPHRPGVDATR from the coding sequence ATGACCCGGCGGCTCTCCTGGGCGCTGCTCGCCGTCCTGGTGCTCGCCCAGATCTGCTACCCGCTCACCACCGGCGCCACCCGGGCCGGGCTCACCGTGGCCACCGTCGTCCTCGGTTGGCTGCTCTCGGTCGGCCACGCGCTGCTCAGCCGGGGTCTGCGGGTGGCGGCGGCGCTGGTGGCCGTGGCCACCGGCGGCGGGTTCGCGATCGAGGCGATCGGGGTGGCCACCGGCGTGCCGTTCGGCAGCTACGACTACTCCGGTGAGCTGGGCCCCAAGCTGGCCGGCGTGCCACTGATCATTCCGCTGGCCTGGACCTGGATGGCCTGGCCGGCCTGGCTGGCGGCGGTCCGACTGACCGGCGGCGGCGCCACGACTGCCGACGGCAGCAGGTCGACAGCCGGCGGCGGGCCGACTCTGGGTCGATGGGTGGGGCGGATCGCGCTGGCCACTGTGGGGCTGGCCGCCTGGGACCTCTTCCTCGACCCGCAGATGGTGGCCGAGGGCTACTGGGTCTGGCGCGACGCCACCCCGGCCCTGCCCGGCCTGGCCGGCATCCCGGTCAGCAACTACCTGGGCTGGCTGCTCTTCGCGGTGCTGATGATGAGCGCGCTGCGCCCGCTGGCCGGGCCGGCCGCCGAGCACACCGACCGGCGGGACCACCCCATGTTCGCGCTCTACCTGTGGACGTACTTCTCCAGCATCCTGGCCCACGCCGTCTTCCTCGACCTGCCCGCCTCGGCACTCTGGGGCGCCGCCGGCATGTCGGTGACCGCGGTGCCCCTGGCGGTGACAGTGCTCCGTGCCCAGCGCGGCCGTCACCTCCGGCCGGAGGCCCACCAGCCACACCGCCCCGGCGTCGACGCGACCCGATGA
- a CDS encoding error-prone DNA polymerase — protein MSFHNPKMPWSELERVLSGRAGDTRAGGNRGSRGERHLHVVDPLAVDADGGDSPAWSRRREQYQPPELTRPDGVVPYAELHAHTNFSFLDGASHPEELAEEAARLGLTALAVTDHDGFYGVVRFAEAARTLGLPTIFGAELSLGLPGPQNGEPDPHGAHLLVLAHGHEGYARLATTIARAQLRGGEKGRPDYGDLEEVAAELRDHVLVLTGCRKGHVPGALLTEGVDAAARELDRLTALFGAETVAVELTDHGHPVDADRNDALAELAAAAGLPTVASNNVHYASPGRRRLATTVAAVRARRSLDEIDGWLPAAATAHLRSGAEMAARFAAYPGAVARAAEFGAELAFDLQLVAPQLPAYPVPPGHTEMSWLRKLTADGAHERYGPPQAHPTAYAQLDHELNMIEELGFPGYFLVVYDIVTFCRDQDIYCQGRGSAANSAVCYALRITNVDAVRHQLLFERFLAPERDGPPDIDVDIESDRREEVIQHVYTRYGREHAAQVANVISYRPRSAVRDVAKAFGYSPGQQDAWSKQIDRWGSVATVDVENIPEQVVEYANELQTFPRHLGIHSGGMVICDRPVIEVCPVEWGRMPGRSVLQWDKDDCAAVGLVKFDLLGLGMLSALHYGYDMIGSRLDLGDMTLDDPEVYDMLCRADSVGVFQVESRAQMATLPRLKPREFYDLVVEVALIRPGPIQGGSVHPFIRRKNGQEPVTFAHPLMRNALEKTLGVPLFQEQLMQLAIDLAGFDAAEADQLRRAMGAKRSVERMTRIADRLYAGMAERGITGELADDVYRKLTAFASYGFPESHAMSFAYLVYASSWLKRYHPAPFLAALLNAQPMGFYSPQTLVDDARRHGVEVRRPDINASGAKAVLESTPETRWGSGPGEPPHAWGLGGPAVRLGLSSVRTLGAEVAERIEAERVAGGPYRDMPDLARRLGLTAAQLEALATADAFACFGLSRRQALWAAGAAAQDRPGRLPGTVTGAAAPTLPGMEAVDRLVADVWATGLSPESHPARFIRGQLDVLGAVPIARLGRVEPGQRIRVGGIVTHRQRPATAGGVTFLNLEDETGMLNVTCSPGLWQRYRRVARTSAALVVRGRLQRHEGVTNLVADRLDAIEPPVSPASRDFR, from the coding sequence ATGAGCTTTCACAACCCGAAGATGCCCTGGTCGGAGCTGGAACGCGTGCTCTCCGGCCGGGCCGGTGACACCCGAGCGGGTGGCAACCGCGGGAGCAGAGGTGAGCGGCACCTGCACGTGGTGGACCCGCTCGCGGTGGACGCCGATGGTGGCGACTCCCCGGCGTGGAGCCGCCGCCGCGAGCAGTACCAGCCGCCGGAGCTGACCCGTCCCGACGGCGTGGTGCCCTACGCGGAGCTGCACGCGCACACCAACTTCAGCTTCCTCGACGGCGCCAGCCACCCGGAGGAGCTGGCCGAGGAGGCGGCCCGGCTGGGGCTCACCGCGCTCGCCGTCACCGACCACGACGGCTTCTACGGGGTGGTCCGCTTCGCCGAGGCGGCTCGTACGCTGGGCCTGCCGACCATCTTCGGCGCGGAGCTGTCCCTCGGCCTGCCCGGCCCGCAGAACGGCGAGCCCGACCCGCACGGCGCGCACCTGCTGGTGCTCGCGCACGGCCACGAGGGGTACGCCCGGCTGGCCACCACCATCGCCCGCGCCCAGCTACGCGGCGGTGAGAAGGGCCGCCCGGATTACGGGGACCTGGAGGAGGTCGCCGCCGAGCTGCGTGACCATGTGCTGGTGCTGACCGGCTGCCGCAAGGGGCACGTGCCGGGGGCGCTGCTCACCGAGGGGGTGGACGCGGCGGCCCGCGAGTTGGACCGGCTGACCGCGCTCTTCGGTGCGGAGACGGTGGCCGTGGAGCTGACCGACCACGGCCATCCCGTCGACGCCGACCGCAACGACGCGCTCGCCGAGCTGGCCGCCGCGGCCGGGTTGCCGACGGTGGCCAGCAACAACGTGCACTACGCCAGCCCCGGCCGGCGTCGGCTGGCCACCACCGTCGCCGCGGTCCGGGCCCGACGCAGCCTGGACGAGATCGACGGCTGGTTGCCCGCTGCGGCCACCGCCCACCTGCGCAGCGGCGCGGAGATGGCGGCCCGGTTCGCCGCGTACCCGGGCGCGGTGGCGCGGGCCGCCGAGTTCGGCGCCGAGTTGGCCTTCGACCTCCAGCTCGTCGCGCCGCAGCTACCGGCGTACCCGGTGCCGCCGGGGCACACCGAGATGAGCTGGCTGCGGAAGCTGACCGCTGACGGGGCGCACGAGCGCTACGGGCCGCCGCAGGCGCACCCGACGGCGTACGCGCAACTCGACCACGAACTGAACATGATCGAGGAGCTGGGTTTCCCCGGCTACTTCCTGGTGGTCTACGACATCGTCACGTTCTGCCGTGACCAGGACATCTACTGCCAGGGTCGGGGTTCGGCGGCCAACTCGGCGGTCTGCTACGCGTTGCGGATCACCAATGTGGACGCGGTCCGGCACCAACTGCTCTTCGAGCGGTTCCTCGCCCCGGAACGGGACGGCCCACCCGACATCGACGTGGACATCGAGTCCGACCGCCGGGAGGAGGTGATCCAGCACGTCTACACCCGCTACGGCCGGGAGCACGCCGCCCAGGTCGCCAACGTCATCTCCTACCGGCCCCGGTCGGCCGTGCGGGACGTGGCCAAGGCGTTCGGCTACTCGCCCGGGCAGCAGGACGCCTGGAGCAAGCAGATCGACAGGTGGGGGTCGGTCGCCACTGTCGATGTCGAGAACATCCCCGAGCAGGTGGTGGAGTACGCCAACGAGTTGCAGACGTTCCCGCGGCACCTGGGCATCCACTCCGGCGGCATGGTGATCTGCGACCGGCCGGTGATCGAGGTCTGCCCGGTGGAGTGGGGGCGGATGCCCGGGCGCAGCGTCCTGCAGTGGGACAAGGACGACTGCGCCGCTGTGGGCCTGGTCAAGTTCGACCTGCTCGGCCTGGGCATGCTCTCCGCCCTGCACTACGGCTACGACATGATCGGGTCCCGGCTCGACCTGGGTGACATGACCCTGGACGACCCGGAGGTCTACGACATGCTCTGCCGGGCCGACTCGGTCGGGGTGTTCCAGGTGGAGAGCCGGGCCCAGATGGCCACGCTGCCCCGGCTCAAGCCCCGCGAGTTCTACGACCTGGTGGTCGAGGTGGCGCTGATCCGCCCCGGCCCGATCCAGGGCGGTTCGGTGCACCCGTTCATCCGGCGTAAGAACGGCCAGGAGCCGGTGACCTTCGCGCATCCGCTGATGCGCAACGCCCTGGAGAAGACACTGGGTGTGCCGCTGTTCCAGGAGCAGCTGATGCAGCTCGCCATCGACCTGGCCGGCTTCGACGCGGCCGAGGCCGACCAGCTGCGCCGGGCGATGGGCGCCAAGCGGTCGGTCGAGCGGATGACCCGGATCGCCGACCGGCTCTACGCCGGGATGGCCGAGCGGGGCATCACCGGTGAGCTGGCCGACGACGTCTACCGCAAGCTCACCGCGTTCGCCAGCTACGGCTTCCCGGAGAGCCACGCGATGAGCTTCGCCTACCTGGTCTACGCCAGTTCCTGGCTCAAGCGCTATCACCCGGCGCCGTTCCTGGCGGCGCTGCTCAACGCCCAGCCGATGGGTTTCTACTCGCCGCAGACCCTTGTCGACGACGCCCGCCGGCACGGGGTGGAGGTCCGCCGTCCGGACATCAACGCCAGCGGGGCGAAGGCGGTGCTGGAGTCCACCCCGGAGACCCGGTGGGGCAGCGGGCCGGGGGAGCCGCCGCACGCCTGGGGGTTGGGCGGTCCAGCCGTCCGGCTCGGTCTGTCCAGCGTGCGGACCCTGGGCGCCGAGGTGGCCGAACGGATCGAGGCCGAACGGGTCGCCGGTGGGCCGTACCGGGACATGCCGGACCTGGCCCGGCGGCTCGGTCTCACCGCCGCGCAGCTGGAGGCGTTGGCCACCGCGGACGCCTTCGCCTGTTTCGGGCTGAGCCGGCGGCAGGCGCTGTGGGCCGCCGGTGCGGCGGCCCAGGACCGGCCGGGTCGGCTGCCCGGCACGGTGACCGGCGCGGCGGCGCCCACGCTGCCCGGGATGGAGGCGGTGGACCGGCTGGTCGCCGACGTGTGGGCCACTGGGCTGTCGCCGGAGAGTCACCCCGCCCGGTTCATCCGGGGGCAGCTCGACGTGCTCGGCGCGGTGCCGATCGCCCGGCTCGGCCGGGTGGAGCCGGGGCAACGGATCCGGGTCGGTGGCATCGTCACCCACCGGCAACGCCCGGCGACCGCGGGCGGGGTCACCTTCCTCAACCTGGAGGACGAGACGGGGATGCTCAACGTCACCTGTTCGCCGGGGTTGTGGCAGCGCTACCGGCGGGTGGCGCGGACCAGCGCCGCGCTGGTGGTCCGGGGGCGGTTGCAGCGGCACGAGGGGGTGACCAACCTGGTCGCCGATCGGCTGGACGCCATCGAGCCGCCGGTCAGCCCCGCCTCCCGTGACTTCCGCTGA
- a CDS encoding SAV_6107 family HEPN domain-containing protein — protein sequence MPTNPAQAPTVPAHVLPHRTPAQLLTLARRGLVEAGQTRPDGLRYAAAHLAALRAAAALLAARARPAPTRRNRITSVWVLLCAVAPELDEWSRFFAAGASKRAAAEAGIPRVVSAREADDLLRAAEQFVTVVETALGVAHQPALDGLAA from the coding sequence ATGCCGACCAACCCGGCTCAGGCACCGACGGTGCCGGCGCACGTGCTGCCGCACCGCACCCCCGCCCAGCTCCTCACGTTGGCCCGCCGTGGGCTGGTCGAGGCCGGCCAGACCCGACCTGACGGCCTGCGTTACGCGGCTGCCCACCTGGCCGCCCTGCGCGCGGCGGCGGCCCTGCTCGCCGCCCGGGCCCGACCCGCGCCGACTCGGCGTAACCGGATCACCAGCGTCTGGGTCCTCCTCTGCGCGGTCGCTCCGGAGCTCGACGAGTGGTCCCGGTTCTTCGCCGCGGGTGCCAGCAAGCGCGCCGCCGCCGAGGCCGGCATCCCCCGGGTGGTCAGCGCCCGGGAGGCCGACGATCTGCTCCGCGCCGCCGAACAGTTCGTCACGGTGGTGGAAACCGCGCTCGGCGTGGCACACCAACCGGCCCTGGACGGCCTCGCCGCCTGA
- a CDS encoding GNAT family N-acetyltransferase: MRLVRWTPDDLVRRLDDVVAVYGEAMGYRTDLLEARRGYIATHVRRPGFRAVASLTSEGHLAGFGYGYLGASGQWWHDQVHRALDAPTRTRWLAHCFEVVELHVRPPAQGHGLGTGQLRALLGMAEGDTTLLSTPEADEQTSRAWRLYRRFGFVDVLRDFHFPGDERPFGVLGRDLPLEPPAS, encoded by the coding sequence ATGAGGTTGGTGCGCTGGACGCCGGACGATCTCGTCCGGCGGCTGGACGACGTGGTGGCCGTCTACGGCGAGGCGATGGGATACCGCACCGACCTGCTGGAAGCCCGGCGCGGTTACATCGCCACCCACGTCCGCCGGCCGGGTTTCCGGGCGGTCGCCAGCCTGACCAGCGAGGGTCACCTCGCCGGCTTCGGCTACGGCTACCTGGGCGCCTCCGGTCAGTGGTGGCACGACCAGGTGCACCGCGCGCTGGACGCCCCGACCCGCACGCGCTGGCTCGCCCACTGCTTCGAGGTGGTCGAGCTGCACGTCCGGCCCCCGGCGCAGGGGCACGGGCTGGGCACCGGTCAGCTACGCGCGTTGCTCGGCATGGCGGAGGGCGACACCACTCTGCTGTCCACCCCGGAAGCCGACGAGCAGACCTCACGGGCCTGGCGGTTGTACCGACGGTTCGGCTTCGTCGACGTGCTGCGCGACTTCCACTTCCCCGGCGACGAGCGACCGTTCGGCGTACTCGGTAGGGATCTGCCGCTCGAGCCACCGGCGTCATGA